One Oryzomonas sagensis genomic region harbors:
- a CDS encoding class I SAM-dependent methyltransferase — translation MKVRDSGMPDECMWSGFFDPDFILRAFGLDQGIGDVVEFGCGYGTFTLAAARLVAGTVYAQDIEQEMVAAVQEKSRHARIKNIRASVRDFVGQGTGFADNSIDAALQFNILHHEQPIALMAESWRILKPGGVLAVIHWNHDPSTPRGPVLEIRPRPEECIAWGKAAGFGFDERNRFDFPPYHYGLLFQR, via the coding sequence ATGAAAGTGCGCGACAGCGGCATGCCCGACGAGTGTATGTGGTCCGGTTTTTTCGATCCCGATTTCATCCTCCGTGCTTTCGGGCTCGATCAGGGGATAGGGGATGTGGTAGAGTTCGGTTGTGGTTATGGAACCTTCACCCTTGCGGCAGCCCGGCTGGTGGCTGGTACTGTCTACGCCCAGGATATCGAGCAGGAGATGGTGGCTGCCGTGCAGGAAAAAAGCAGGCATGCCCGAATAAAAAACATACGGGCGTCAGTGCGGGATTTCGTTGGCCAGGGCACGGGATTCGCGGACAACTCGATCGATGCGGCGCTCCAGTTCAACATACTGCACCATGAACAGCCGATCGCACTGATGGCGGAGTCGTGGCGCATCCTCAAGCCGGGTGGCGTGCTGGCCGTCATCCACTGGAATCATGACCCGTCCACCCCGCGGGGGCCCGTGTTGGAGATCCGGCCACGCCCCGAAGAATGTATTGCGTGGGGTAAAGCCGCCGGCTTTGGATTCGACGAACGTAACCGTTTTGATTTTCCGCCCTATCATTATGGGCTATTGTTTCAGCGTTGA
- a CDS encoding glycosyltransferase family 2 protein, translated as MIAPPDIALIIPARNEELALPGVLGSVPLGITRVVVVDNGSTDGTAQVAAHWGAQVVGEPVPGYGRACLAGLACLRHKPPAIVAFVDADGSDDLAGLPGLIAPVVAGERDFMLGRRVPVERAALSFQQRFGHWLATGLIRLFWRHRYRDLGPMRVIRWGDLERLAMADRAFGWTVEMQVRAIKAGLRIEEIDVPYHRRSAGTSKISRTIGGTVKAGSTILWVIGREVFQGLRQKQRRELPSGTAIVAEPH; from the coding sequence ATGATCGCCCCCCCCGACATAGCCCTGATCATCCCGGCCCGGAACGAAGAGCTCGCACTGCCGGGGGTGCTTGGCAGCGTGCCCCTGGGGATCACGCGGGTCGTAGTGGTGGACAACGGCTCCACGGACGGCACGGCCCAGGTCGCCGCCCACTGGGGAGCCCAGGTCGTCGGCGAGCCGGTGCCGGGGTACGGACGGGCCTGCCTGGCCGGGCTGGCCTGCCTGCGGCACAAGCCCCCGGCCATCGTGGCGTTCGTCGACGCCGACGGCAGCGACGACCTGGCGGGCCTGCCGGGCCTGATCGCCCCGGTGGTCGCCGGAGAGCGGGATTTCATGTTGGGGCGGCGGGTGCCGGTGGAACGGGCGGCCCTCAGTTTCCAGCAACGCTTCGGGCACTGGCTGGCCACCGGACTGATCCGGCTCTTCTGGCGGCACCGCTACCGGGACCTGGGGCCCATGCGGGTCATCCGCTGGGGGGACCTGGAGCGCCTGGCCATGGCCGACCGGGCCTTCGGCTGGACGGTGGAGATGCAGGTCCGGGCGATCAAAGCAGGGTTGCGGATCGAAGAAATCGACGTCCCCTATCACCGCCGCAGCGCCGGAACGTCCAAGATCAGCCGGACGATCGGCGGCACGGTCAAGGCCGGGAGCACGATCCTCTGGGTTATCGGCCGCGAAGTGTTCCAGGGGCTACGGCAGAAACAGCGGCGGGAACTACCTTCCGGAACGGCTATTGTTGCCGAGCCGCACTAG
- a CDS encoding sulfurtransferase: MAATAVCCSPVAMAADLGLIDAAALKGNHAKWVVLDARPKADWEAGHIPGAIPFSWENYTRTDAKGVKYSSFPPQEVAVALAWLGIDEKTPVVVYGDADKSWGGEGYDVWLLSWLGHKGPIRLLNGGLQAWRGQNLPLVRGAEKPAARKARYRVSLKPQYQISTEEVQNGKGAYALVDVRSTFEWLKGRIPGAVHIPWEEFYTGKERRPLPAAELKKLLAKHGVDTSKPVVYYCLGGIRSGYAWTAHQLAGLPEAHNYKGGWAAWDKRSGQ, translated from the coding sequence ATGGCGGCGACAGCCGTCTGCTGCTCCCCGGTTGCCATGGCGGCCGATCTGGGGTTGATCGATGCGGCCGCCCTGAAAGGGAACCATGCAAAATGGGTCGTCCTGGACGCCCGTCCCAAAGCCGACTGGGAAGCGGGCCACATCCCCGGTGCCATCCCCTTCTCCTGGGAGAACTACACCCGCACCGACGCCAAAGGGGTGAAGTACAGCTCGTTTCCGCCCCAGGAGGTGGCCGTGGCGCTGGCCTGGCTGGGGATCGACGAAAAGACGCCGGTGGTGGTGTACGGCGATGCCGACAAGAGCTGGGGCGGGGAGGGGTATGACGTGTGGCTCCTCTCCTGGCTCGGGCACAAAGGCCCCATCCGGCTCTTGAACGGCGGCCTTCAGGCCTGGCGCGGCCAGAACCTGCCCCTGGTCAGGGGGGCGGAAAAGCCCGCCGCCCGAAAGGCCCGCTACCGCGTGAGCCTCAAGCCCCAGTACCAGATCTCCACGGAAGAGGTGCAAAACGGGAAAGGGGCCTACGCGCTGGTGGATGTCCGCTCGACCTTCGAGTGGCTCAAGGGGAGGATACCGGGCGCCGTCCATATCCCGTGGGAGGAATTCTACACCGGCAAGGAGCGCCGCCCGCTGCCGGCGGCGGAGTTGAAGAAACTGCTCGCCAAGCATGGCGTGGATACCTCGAAACCGGTGGTCTACTACTGCCTGGGGGGCATCCGCTCCGGCTATGCCTGGACGGCCCACCAGTTGGCGGGACTGCCCGAGGCCCATAACTACAAGGGAGGCTGGGCCGCCTGGGACAAGCGGTCGGGCCAGTAA
- a CDS encoding glycosyltransferase, with protein sequence MRPLLHALIPVLTAVHFSALFGLCLYGMHRIRLIRCLYRPKGPGTPQPPLPAALPMVTVQLPLYNERFVAERLLDAAARLDWPRDRFQIQVLDDSDDDTRQLVDERAARWRGEEIAIDVVRRTGRAGYKAGALAHGLATARGEFIAVFDADFIPAPDFLHATIPWFADGGVGMVQTRWGFCNADHSWFTGIQSLLLGPHFSIEHRVRYQEGLFFNFNGTAGVWRRSAIASAGGWQSDTVTEDLDLSYRAQLAGWRFVYREECRVPSELPVTMAALRSQQQRWAKGSVQTARKILPRLLRARLPLAVKVEAVAHLMANIYWLLGMVVMLTLYPAVTWRVGIGLHQMLRIDLPIFLATSGAIMGYFLLYALRSGTGKLRHLLLLPALTIGLAPSISISVLQGLCRSGGTFERTPKFGVQGRERMPGLAFLYRQKSIPYIAMNGALFIYCLLPLFFAWQRETWFAVPLFLLFPFGFALVIAKDLTEALPSRRTL encoded by the coding sequence ATGAGGCCCCTGCTGCACGCACTCATACCGGTCCTGACCGCGGTCCATTTCAGCGCCCTGTTCGGCCTCTGCCTGTACGGCATGCACCGGATCCGGCTGATCCGCTGCCTGTACCGCCCCAAAGGCCCCGGGACGCCGCAGCCGCCCCTGCCTGCCGCCCTCCCCATGGTCACGGTGCAACTGCCGCTGTACAACGAACGCTTTGTGGCGGAACGGTTGCTGGACGCCGCCGCCCGCCTCGACTGGCCCCGGGACCGGTTCCAGATCCAGGTGCTGGACGATTCGGACGACGATACCCGCCAGTTGGTGGACGAGCGGGCCGCCCGGTGGCGCGGGGAGGAGATCGCCATAGACGTGGTGCGCAGAACCGGCCGCGCAGGCTACAAGGCCGGGGCGCTGGCCCATGGCCTGGCGACGGCGCGGGGCGAGTTCATCGCCGTCTTCGATGCCGACTTCATACCGGCCCCCGATTTCCTCCACGCCACCATCCCCTGGTTCGCGGATGGTGGCGTCGGCATGGTCCAGACCCGTTGGGGCTTCTGCAACGCCGACCACTCCTGGTTCACCGGCATCCAGTCCCTCCTGCTCGGCCCCCATTTCAGCATCGAGCACCGGGTGCGCTACCAGGAAGGGCTGTTCTTCAACTTCAACGGCACCGCCGGGGTCTGGCGCAGGAGCGCCATCGCCTCCGCCGGGGGGTGGCAGTCCGATACGGTGACCGAGGACCTGGACCTGAGCTACCGGGCCCAACTGGCGGGGTGGCGCTTCGTCTACCGGGAGGAGTGCCGGGTGCCCTCGGAGCTGCCGGTGACCATGGCGGCGCTGCGCAGCCAGCAGCAGCGCTGGGCCAAGGGGTCCGTCCAGACCGCCCGCAAGATCCTGCCCCGCCTGCTGCGGGCGCGACTTCCCCTGGCCGTCAAGGTCGAGGCGGTGGCCCATCTCATGGCCAATATCTACTGGCTCCTGGGGATGGTCGTCATGCTGACCCTCTACCCGGCGGTCACCTGGCGGGTCGGCATCGGCCTGCACCAGATGCTGCGCATCGACCTGCCGATCTTTTTGGCCACCAGCGGGGCGATCATGGGCTACTTCCTGCTCTACGCCCTCCGCAGCGGGACCGGAAAGCTGCGGCATCTCCTGCTATTGCCCGCCCTCACCATCGGGCTGGCCCCCAGCATCTCGATCTCGGTGCTGCAGGGGCTCTGCCGCTCCGGCGGGACCTTCGAGCGGACGCCGAAGTTCGGCGTCCAGGGACGGGAACGGATGCCGGGGCTGGCCTTCCTCTACCGCCAGAAAAGTATCCCCTACATCGCCATGAACGGCGCACTGTTCATCTACTGCCTGCTGCCGCTTTTCTTCGCCTGGCAGCGGGAAACCTGGTTCGCCGTGCCGCTGTTCCTGCTCTTCCCCTTCGGGTTCGCCCTAGTGATCGCCAAGGACCTGACCGAGGCGCTGCCGTCCCGCCGGACGCTCTGA
- a CDS encoding HDOD domain-containing protein has product MQQIPGTILEAIESIQLPSMPQVLLRFLTVTHDDLASMADLAKVVGQDPALSARVLTVANSPALRGGTEIKSLDQGLVVLGTRLMRTLAACLAIQSVFARTAGDLRYDLTGFWGHALRVAELSSVIASRVNYPDAGEAYLAGLMHDIGQLLLLGGMGDSYGVLLDGSADETALHGAENSQLGTDHTAVGAWLVDQWNLSSFMADAILFHHRPASEIVKADFLSQIVWSAHIIDDTRDSGPVQDEATPTLAVVESALGITASDVATMQQACTERIAELAAALDIECAGHTKTLPYFATPFEHFRPKLNDTSVTYSRLETMVRDMATMNSLQQNLSGLCGEAEIVLAVRESARILFGVGRIAFLFVQQDRQVLSGADLAGQPALLQRLRIKLGSGQSLAATALLEQQPASTFDDERSSAASLVDVQIARALGCQGVLYAPLCVRGNHIGVMVYGVTAAQYARIRPRLGLVARFANLAAESIETWREARDHEQEVATTLQSGFEQRARKVVHEAGNPLAIIKNYLKIVSRKLPDELNVHQEMTILGEEIDRVTQIVRSLVEGGDVPTATGLFDVNTVIEEMLALYGETFFAGCGITLLKSLEPNLPPVSGERDSFKQILFNLWKNASEAMPEGGRITISTRGDMLLDGQPSIEIHVSDSGPGLPPEVMQGLFKPLAANRRPGHSGIGLSIVASLVERLGGRIGCQNQAGQGACFIILLPQSEGQPKE; this is encoded by the coding sequence TTGCAACAGATTCCGGGAACGATCCTTGAAGCCATAGAGTCGATCCAATTGCCGTCCATGCCGCAGGTATTGCTGCGGTTTTTGACCGTGACGCATGACGATCTGGCATCGATGGCCGACTTGGCAAAGGTGGTCGGGCAGGACCCCGCACTGAGCGCACGGGTTCTCACGGTCGCAAATTCGCCGGCGCTACGCGGTGGGACGGAGATCAAAAGCCTTGATCAGGGGCTGGTCGTGCTGGGCACGCGCCTGATGAGGACTCTGGCCGCCTGCCTCGCCATTCAGAGCGTTTTTGCCCGCACTGCCGGTGATTTGCGATACGATCTGACCGGATTTTGGGGCCATGCGCTCCGGGTTGCCGAGCTGTCCTCCGTCATCGCCTCACGCGTCAACTACCCCGATGCGGGTGAGGCCTATTTGGCCGGCCTGATGCATGATATCGGCCAGTTGCTCCTGCTGGGGGGCATGGGTGACAGCTACGGCGTTCTGCTTGACGGGAGCGCCGATGAAACCGCTCTTCACGGCGCTGAAAATTCCCAGCTCGGTACCGATCATACCGCCGTCGGTGCCTGGTTGGTCGATCAATGGAACCTCTCGTCCTTCATGGCGGATGCGATTCTTTTTCATCACCGGCCGGCCAGCGAGATTGTAAAGGCCGATTTCCTCAGTCAAATCGTGTGGTCTGCGCATATCATCGATGACACCAGGGATTCGGGGCCCGTACAAGACGAAGCAACCCCCACGTTAGCCGTTGTCGAATCGGCCCTTGGCATCACCGCCTCCGATGTGGCGACCATGCAGCAGGCATGTACCGAACGCATCGCCGAACTGGCTGCCGCGCTTGACATCGAGTGCGCCGGCCACACGAAGACCCTTCCGTATTTCGCCACCCCGTTCGAACACTTCAGACCAAAGCTGAACGATACCAGCGTGACCTATTCCCGCCTGGAAACGATGGTGCGTGACATGGCCACCATGAATTCCCTGCAGCAAAACCTCTCCGGCCTCTGCGGCGAAGCCGAAATTGTCCTGGCCGTACGCGAATCGGCCCGAATCCTGTTTGGCGTGGGGCGCATCGCCTTTCTCTTTGTCCAGCAGGATAGGCAGGTGCTCTCCGGGGCGGACCTGGCCGGACAGCCGGCCCTGCTTCAGCGGCTCCGGATTAAACTCGGCTCCGGGCAGAGCCTTGCGGCTACCGCTCTCCTGGAACAACAGCCCGCCTCCACCTTTGATGATGAGCGCTCGTCGGCGGCCTCGCTTGTCGATGTGCAGATCGCCCGCGCGCTGGGGTGCCAGGGCGTCCTGTACGCTCCCCTGTGTGTCCGCGGGAATCACATCGGCGTCATGGTCTATGGAGTGACCGCTGCCCAATATGCCAGGATACGGCCCCGCCTCGGCTTGGTGGCTCGTTTCGCCAACCTGGCTGCGGAGAGCATTGAAACCTGGAGAGAAGCGCGCGATCACGAGCAGGAGGTTGCCACAACCCTGCAGAGCGGCTTCGAACAGCGGGCACGCAAGGTCGTGCATGAAGCCGGAAACCCGCTCGCCATCATCAAAAACTATCTGAAGATCGTCAGCCGGAAGCTGCCCGACGAACTCAACGTGCATCAGGAGATGACGATCCTCGGCGAGGAAATCGATCGCGTGACGCAGATCGTGCGGAGTCTGGTCGAGGGCGGCGACGTTCCGACGGCCACGGGTCTATTCGACGTCAATACGGTGATCGAGGAGATGTTGGCGCTGTACGGCGAAACGTTTTTCGCCGGTTGCGGCATAACCCTCCTCAAATCGCTGGAGCCCAACCTCCCCCCGGTCAGCGGGGAGCGGGACAGTTTCAAACAGATCCTGTTCAACCTCTGGAAAAACGCGTCAGAGGCGATGCCGGAAGGGGGCCGCATCACCATCTCCACGCGCGGGGACATGCTGCTGGATGGGCAGCCCTCCATCGAAATTCATGTCAGCGACTCGGGCCCCGGCCTGCCCCCGGAGGTCATGCAGGGGCTCTTCAAGCCGCTGGCCGCCAACAGGCGCCCGGGTCATTCCGGCATCGGCCTGTCTATCGTGGCGTCACTGGTCGAGCGTCTCGGCGGTCGAATCGGATGCCAGAATCAGGCGGGGCAGGGAGCGTGCTTCATTATTCTTCTGCCGCAATCCGAGGGACAACCCAAAGAATGA
- a CDS encoding EAL domain-containing protein produces MNFFVQSKFNHTHEVVEQPERILIVDDEPRMRSSLHQLLEGPNRDIAECGSGEDAIAVLKNNDMDLVLLDIHLPGISGLDVMEWLVNFNATTRVIMVSADANIDSAIRALRGGAVEFIRKPYDLEEMQQKVDNALLRSRLERINALMTMRLELSERMHRFLVESSPDIIYTLDTDGCFMFINGRAESLLGYSRDELVGCHFTAIVSDEDIDIARYAFTERRRDTRATTNMEVRLKCNGSHRFESRQIVVVVSAMGVYEENGDGDDSLASRFLGTYGVARDITERKKAEETISFQAMHDHLTHLPNRRLFKDRLELSMSQAKRNGRLVGVMFLDLDRFKLVNDTHGHAEGDELLVNVAHRLRNCVRGGDTLARQGGDEFTVLLPDLYRPEDAGIIAEKVLDVLKAPFLVRGQEFRATASIGIAVYPSDGDSADVLLKNADIAMYKVKATGKNNYLFFTPEMNACYHERISLENELRQAISNSEFELYYQPKVSICGDRIVGLEALIRWRHPVHGLLNPASFIDLAEESGLICDITDWVLAEACSQMARWREIGLDNLRISVNVSPSEFTHSDFLERIVCNITKFGLPTDAVEIEITENLLLHDAPGIIDKMRYLRNHGVRISIDDFGTRYSSLNYLRKFPINTIKIDQSFVRDLAAGTTVSPILHAIIGMARGFGLHLVAEGVETMFQLETLNELGCDEMQGYLFSKPIPAAEVKLMLMNSLPGFSSQWHYGTRSSTSGMAVPVGLPD; encoded by the coding sequence ATGAATTTTTTCGTCCAATCGAAATTCAACCATACGCACGAAGTGGTTGAGCAACCGGAACGCATACTCATCGTCGACGATGAACCGCGGATGCGTTCCAGCCTGCACCAGCTCCTGGAGGGCCCAAACCGGGACATCGCGGAGTGCGGAAGCGGCGAAGATGCGATCGCCGTACTCAAGAACAACGACATGGATCTGGTCCTGCTGGACATCCATCTGCCGGGCATTTCCGGCCTGGATGTGATGGAATGGCTCGTGAATTTCAATGCGACGACGCGAGTCATCATGGTCAGTGCGGATGCCAACATCGACTCCGCCATACGTGCCCTTCGCGGCGGAGCCGTGGAATTCATCCGCAAGCCCTATGACCTGGAAGAGATGCAGCAGAAGGTCGACAACGCCCTGCTGCGCAGCCGTCTGGAGCGCATCAATGCGCTGATGACCATGCGCCTCGAACTTTCCGAGCGCATGCACCGGTTCCTGGTGGAGAGCTCCCCGGATATCATCTACACGCTCGATACGGACGGCTGCTTCATGTTCATCAATGGCCGGGCCGAGTCGCTGCTCGGCTATTCCCGTGACGAACTGGTGGGGTGCCACTTCACCGCAATCGTTTCTGACGAAGACATCGATATCGCCAGATATGCCTTCACCGAGCGCCGCCGCGACACCCGTGCCACGACAAATATGGAAGTGCGCCTGAAGTGCAACGGCAGCCACCGCTTCGAGTCCCGCCAGATCGTCGTGGTGGTAAGCGCCATGGGGGTCTATGAGGAAAACGGTGATGGCGATGACTCCCTGGCGAGCCGTTTTCTCGGCACCTACGGCGTGGCGCGCGATATCACCGAGCGCAAGAAAGCCGAAGAGACCATCAGCTTTCAGGCCATGCACGACCATCTTACCCATCTGCCGAACCGCAGACTGTTCAAGGACCGGCTCGAACTGTCCATGAGCCAGGCGAAACGGAATGGCCGGCTGGTGGGTGTCATGTTTCTCGATCTCGACCGCTTCAAGCTCGTGAATGACACCCATGGGCATGCCGAAGGGGATGAACTCCTGGTAAACGTGGCTCATCGCCTGCGCAACTGCGTCAGGGGCGGCGACACCCTGGCCCGCCAGGGTGGGGACGAATTCACGGTGCTTTTGCCGGATCTGTATCGCCCCGAGGATGCGGGTATCATCGCCGAGAAGGTGCTCGATGTGCTGAAGGCGCCATTCCTGGTGAGAGGGCAGGAATTCCGGGCAACGGCCAGCATCGGCATTGCCGTGTATCCCAGCGACGGGGATAGTGCCGATGTGCTGTTGAAGAACGCCGATATCGCGATGTACAAGGTCAAGGCGACCGGCAAGAACAACTACCTGTTCTTTACCCCTGAGATGAATGCCTGCTATCACGAGCGCATCAGCCTTGAAAACGAATTGCGGCAGGCCATCAGCAACTCTGAGTTCGAGTTGTACTATCAACCCAAGGTCAGTATTTGCGGGGACCGGATCGTCGGCCTGGAAGCCTTGATCAGGTGGCGGCATCCGGTGCACGGGCTATTGAATCCGGCCAGCTTCATCGATCTGGCCGAGGAGTCGGGACTGATTTGCGACATAACCGACTGGGTGTTGGCAGAGGCGTGCAGCCAAATGGCCCGCTGGCGTGAAATAGGGCTGGATAATCTGCGTATTTCGGTCAACGTCTCGCCTTCGGAGTTCACCCATAGTGACTTTCTCGAGCGGATCGTCTGCAACATTACCAAGTTCGGTCTCCCAACCGATGCCGTGGAGATAGAAATTACCGAAAACCTCCTGTTGCACGATGCCCCGGGTATCATCGACAAGATGCGCTATCTGCGCAATCATGGGGTGCGAATCTCCATCGATGACTTCGGCACCCGCTATTCTTCGCTCAATTACCTGCGCAAGTTCCCCATCAACACCATTAAGATCGACCAGTCGTTTGTCCGCGACCTGGCGGCGGGAACGACGGTCTCACCTATTCTCCATGCCATTATCGGCATGGCGCGCGGATTTGGACTGCATCTCGTGGCGGAGGGCGTCGAGACCATGTTCCAGTTGGAAACCCTGAACGAGCTCGGCTGCGATGAGATGCAGGGCTATCTTTTCAGCAAGCCGATACCTGCCGCCGAGGTTAAACTGATGCTGATGAATTCACTCCCGGGGTTCTCGAGCCAGTGGCACTACGGCACACGATCATCGACCTCCGGCATGGCTGTGCCGGTCGGCTTGCCCGATTGA
- a CDS encoding response regulator, which yields MDTSNSDDHVISILYVDDEQKSREVLGKLICHRYPNVRLLFSANGKAGVKSFKRHRPEIVITDVNMPISDGISMAAEIKTLSSTTEIIVLTACSNTEHLLQAIEVGVSHYILKPINIKQVFKVVDKAIDIIRSKRVLVQQNDAIMALNAGLAQKAAELELANQALGAFNYTVAHDLRSPLVVASGFFRVLCDNYAPVLDDRGKEYLEVINREISRMNSLIEVLLKFSMHSQGAVNKSWTCLSKIADEISGSLLAQDRRRNVTFHIVDGIFGYGDPDLLQIVLENLLGNAWKYSSKTDDARIEFGAINKEDDLVYFVHDNGAGFDQRDAEKLFVPFQRLQCNDEIAGMGIGLATAHRIILRHGGRIWADGEIGKGATFYFTL from the coding sequence ATGGACACAAGTAATTCAGACGATCACGTCATTTCCATACTTTATGTCGACGATGAGCAGAAATCGCGGGAAGTACTCGGTAAGCTCATCTGCCATCGTTACCCGAATGTGCGGCTGTTATTTTCCGCCAACGGGAAAGCGGGGGTCAAGTCGTTCAAGCGGCATCGCCCAGAGATCGTTATCACTGATGTGAATATGCCTATTTCCGACGGCATCAGCATGGCCGCTGAAATCAAAACCTTGAGTTCCACCACTGAGATCATCGTCCTGACCGCGTGCTCCAATACGGAACACCTGCTGCAAGCCATCGAGGTCGGCGTCAGTCATTACATCCTGAAGCCAATCAACATAAAGCAGGTTTTCAAGGTCGTTGACAAGGCAATAGACATAATCAGGTCGAAACGGGTATTGGTGCAACAAAACGACGCGATCATGGCCCTCAATGCGGGCCTTGCCCAAAAGGCCGCTGAGCTTGAATTGGCTAACCAGGCGCTTGGGGCCTTCAACTATACGGTGGCCCATGACCTTCGCTCCCCCCTGGTCGTTGCCAGCGGTTTTTTCCGGGTACTTTGCGACAACTATGCCCCTGTGCTGGATGATCGGGGCAAGGAGTATCTTGAGGTTATCAATCGGGAGATCTCCCGCATGAACAGCCTCATCGAGGTACTGCTCAAATTCTCCATGCACTCGCAAGGCGCGGTAAACAAGAGTTGGACCTGTCTCAGCAAGATCGCCGATGAGATTAGCGGCAGCCTGCTGGCCCAGGATCGCCGTCGCAACGTCACGTTCCACATAGTCGACGGGATATTCGGTTACGGCGACCCGGACCTGCTGCAGATCGTGCTGGAAAATCTGCTCGGAAATGCGTGGAAATACTCCTCGAAGACAGACGACGCCCGGATCGAGTTCGGGGCGATCAACAAGGAAGACGACTTGGTCTACTTTGTTCACGACAATGGGGCAGGCTTTGACCAGCGGGATGCGGAAAAGCTTTTTGTCCCTTTCCAGCGTCTTCAGTGCAACGACGAGATCGCAGGGATGGGCATCGGCTTGGCAACAGCACACAGGATCATCTTACGTCACGGCGGTAGGATCTGGGCCGATGGTGAAATAGGCAAGGGAGCGACCTTCTATTTTACCCTCTGA
- a CDS encoding DUF1972 domain-containing protein: MRLAILGTRGIPACYGGFETFAEELSVRLVQQGGEVTVYCEAGAGSAAETYRGVHLVHIKAPRLGPLTTIIFDVLCLWHARKAFDVVYMLGYGASIFCFLPRLWGSTVWINMDGVEWARSKWGPMAKLWFRLMEALAMWTPDRVITDAQGILRHLQSRHARIPPASVIPYGATVVKEAPDARMLQEWQLMPGRYYLVVCRLEPENSVREIVKGYLQSGSAHPLVVVGNIAPATDHVKVLLQLKNERVRFIGPVYDRRMLQALRYHALGYFHGHTVGGTNPSLLEALGCGNLIIAHDNIFNREVAGEAATYFHRHQDIAQRIRALESSSPEQRDRLKTLAQERIQTYYSWEYVTDTYKGLVDAPLSKGHSYKPVMVNSARNI; encoded by the coding sequence ATGAGGCTTGCTATCCTTGGCACACGCGGCATTCCCGCATGTTATGGCGGATTTGAGACCTTTGCCGAAGAACTGTCTGTAAGGCTCGTACAGCAGGGAGGGGAGGTCACGGTGTACTGTGAAGCCGGGGCTGGCAGCGCGGCCGAAACCTATCGGGGCGTTCACCTGGTGCATATCAAGGCCCCGCGCCTTGGACCGCTGACCACGATCATTTTCGACGTGCTCTGTCTGTGGCATGCGCGCAAGGCCTTCGACGTTGTCTACATGCTCGGCTATGGCGCGAGTATCTTCTGTTTCCTCCCCCGCTTATGGGGCAGCACGGTTTGGATCAATATGGATGGCGTGGAATGGGCCCGGTCCAAGTGGGGCCCGATGGCGAAGCTTTGGTTCAGGTTGATGGAAGCGTTGGCCATGTGGACGCCTGACCGGGTGATCACCGATGCCCAAGGCATCCTCCGCCATCTGCAATCACGCCATGCCCGCATCCCTCCCGCCAGCGTCATCCCCTACGGCGCGACCGTTGTAAAGGAGGCTCCCGATGCCCGTATGCTACAAGAGTGGCAATTGATGCCCGGCAGGTATTATCTGGTCGTGTGCCGACTCGAGCCTGAAAACTCGGTCAGGGAGATCGTGAAAGGCTACTTGCAATCGGGCAGTGCCCACCCCCTGGTAGTGGTCGGTAACATCGCCCCGGCTACGGATCATGTGAAAGTTTTGTTGCAGCTGAAGAACGAGCGGGTCCGCTTTATCGGTCCAGTTTACGATCGAAGGATGTTGCAGGCCCTCCGGTATCACGCATTGGGCTATTTTCACGGTCATACCGTGGGAGGGACAAACCCGTCACTTTTGGAGGCGCTCGGCTGCGGCAACCTTATTATTGCCCACGACAATATATTCAATCGGGAGGTTGCGGGAGAAGCGGCTACCTATTTTCACCGGCACCAGGATATCGCTCAACGCATTCGAGCGCTTGAATCCAGCTCCCCTGAACAAAGAGACCGGTTGAAGACCCTCGCACAGGAGCGGATTCAAACATATTATAGCTGGGAATACGTCACGGATACCTACAAGGGGCTCGTCGATGCCCCCCTTTCCAAGGGCCATTCATACAAGCCGGTAATGGTTAACAGCGCCCGCAATATTTAG
- a CDS encoding PilZ domain-containing protein gives MENRNFTRVDFSGVAAIRHDDCVISGTVKNLSLQGFNSETSGPLPLNTPLKVAIRLSSNTFIYLNTQAIYFLGLYFGMKICKIDVGSFVLLRDIILSKCHDQMLLMHETYKMAHCIH, from the coding sequence GTGGAAAATAGAAATTTTACAAGGGTGGATTTTTCCGGGGTTGCCGCAATCAGGCATGACGATTGTGTCATCTCAGGCACTGTAAAAAATCTGAGCCTGCAAGGCTTTAATAGTGAAACATCCGGCCCATTGCCATTGAATACACCTCTCAAGGTTGCCATCCGACTTTCTTCGAATACGTTTATATATTTGAATACTCAGGCAATATACTTTTTAGGGTTATACTTTGGCATGAAGATATGCAAAATAGATGTCGGTTCTTTTGTCCTGTTGCGGGATATTATTCTTTCCAAATGCCACGATCAGATGCTCTTGATGCATGAGACCTACAAAATGGCCCACTGCATTCACTAA